A stretch of Lathyrus oleraceus cultivar Zhongwan6 chromosome 6, CAAS_Psat_ZW6_1.0, whole genome shotgun sequence DNA encodes these proteins:
- the LOC127097961 gene encoding vacuolar-sorting protein BRO1, whose translation MAASQSSSAVGNTNIMLAIFEKKTNTVDLYRPLRNYIAFHYSEREAQNLEDDLQTLKQLRSDIERHSDPSLPARRDLFVTYFKALCQVETRFPISPEPEHVNALTFVWFDAFKSKLKASQQNIHLEKGSVLFNLGAVHSQIGLSFDRNTVDGRRQASHAFMGAAGSFAFLRDNASMKISVGSSTTLDLSAECSGMLEKLMLAQAQECVFENTIAKGSTPGVCAKISRQVGLYYEEALAALNVAPLNQHFDKSWIVHVQLKAAIFYAEACYRYGLELHEKEEIAEEIARLKSAVSVLTEAKKNSRGAAAQLLDAINKLEANINRNLERAVKENDRVYLMRVPSPSSLSPLPAFAMVKPMVMSEVLDASKEKMFTSLVPDNSAKALSRYTEMVDHIIRTQAEKLQQASELTRVRLKEMELPDSILALEGNFTLPTNLKEDVEAVQISGGPAGLEAELQQLKDLRRVNQELLVQTEELLQKESREDAQFRSQFGTKWTRPQSSTLTKNLLDRLNRFAGNLKQASESDARIERSVREHSALMAILDARPIESALPSLARPIMSFDQNEDAIVGSLKQSLRQLETLGAQRAGLEDMLREMKRKDDILPKLMTSTGSYEDLFKKELAKYDHICEEIGQNIEAQEQLLLQIQAQNDEFSALFNLEDYKASREKSYKQIEAAIAKFREIKDNINEGLKFYVTLQDAITNVKQQSNDFVMTRNIQCREMIEDVQRQVAGLSFQDKNSGGFNNNYPPVGNQNQRPNTQTDPRHQTPYYQQSEQPPVPSYGHPPPPYGSSHHQPPPPYQIPPSSASPYPPPQVHQQPPPNHDYGQPAYPGWRGQYYNAHTHPQQQQQPQQPASGPRPPYTIPSPYPPPHQGGYYKPQ comes from the exons ATGGCGGCGTCGCAGTCTTCCTCCGCCGTAGGCAACACCAACATCATGCTAGCCATCTTCGAGAAGAAAACAAACACCGTAGATCTCTACCGTCCACTCCGCAACTACATCGCCTTTCACTACTCCGAACGAGAGGCTCAAAACCTCGAAGACGATCTCCAAACCCTAAAACAACTCCGTTCCGACATCGAACGTCACTCCGATCCATCTCTCCCCGCGCGCCGTGACCTTTTTGTAACCTACTTCAAAGCTCTCTGTCAAGTCGAAACCCGGTTCCCGATCTCACCTGAACCCGAGCACGTCAACGCACTCACCTTCGTTTGGTTCGATGCTTTCAAATCGAAGCTTAAAGCCTCTCAGCAGAATATTCATCTCGAGAAAGGATCAGTGTTGTTCAATTTGGGCGCGGTTCATAGTCAGATTGGGCTGTCGTTTGATCGAAACACGGTTGATGGACGGCGGCAAGCCTCTCATGCTTTTATGGGTGCCGCTGGCTCGTTTGCCTTTCTTAGAGATAATGCCTCTATGAAAATCTCTGTTGGAAGTTCCACTACTCTTGATTTGTCCGCCGAGTGCTCTGGAATGTTGGAGAAGCTTATGCTTGCTCAGGCTCAGGAGTGTGTCTTTGAAAACACCATTGCAAAAGGAAGCACACCTGGTGTTTGTGCCAAGATCTCTAGGCAG GTTGGGCTGTATTATGAGGAAGCATTGGCTGCACTGAATGTTGCACCTTTAAACCAGCATTTCGATAAGTCCTGGATAGTTCATGTACAGTTGAAAGCAGCTATTTTCTATGCAGAAGCTTGTTATAGGTATGGTTTAGAGTTGCATGAGAAAGAGGAAATTGCGGAGGAGATAGCGCGGCTGAAGAGTGCTGTTAGTGTGCTTACTGAGGCGAAGAAAAACTCTAGGGGTGCTGCAGCGCAGCTTCTTGATGCTATTAACAAGTTAGAGGCTAATATTAACAGAAACCTTGAAAGGGCTGTCAAGGAGAATGATAGAGTTTACTTGATGAGAGTTCCTTCTCCTAGTTCACTGTCACCTCTTCCGGCATTTGCTATGGTGAAACCGATGGTCATGAGTGAGGTTCTGGATGCGAGTAAAGAGAAAATGTTTACAAGTCTTGTTCCTGACAATAGTGCCAAGGCTCTCTCCAGGTACACTGAAATGGTTGATCACATTATAAGAACACAAGCTGAGAAGTTGCAGCAAGCTAGCGAGCTTACCCGAGTAAGGCTTAAGGAAATGGAATTGCCTGATTCTATTCTTGCTTTGGAAGGAAATTTTACTCTACCTACAAATCtcaaagaagatgttgaggctGTGCAGATCAGTGGGGGACCTGCTGGTTTGGAAGCAGAGTTGCAGCAACTTAAAGACCTAAGGAGGGTGAATCAAGAACTGTTGGTTCAAACTGAGGAGCTGTTGCAGAAGGAATCAAGAGAAGATGCTCAATTTAGAAGTCAATTTGGCACCAAATGGACTAGGCCTCAGTCAAGCACTTTGACAAAGAACTTATTGGATAGACTGAATAGGTTTGCAGGTAATTTGAAGCAAGCTTCTGAGAGTGATGCTAGGATCGAGCGTTCAGTTAGAGAACACTCCGCACTCATGGCAATCCTTGATGCCCGTCCC ATTGAATCTGCACTTCCAAGCCTAGCAAGGCCAATTATGTCTTTTGATCAAAATGAAGATGCTATTGTAGGGTCTCTCAAACAAAGCTTG AGGCAACTAGAAACACTAGGAGCTCAAAGAGCTGGTCTTGAAGACATGCTTAGAGAGATGAAAAGAAAG GATGATATATTACCGAAGTTGATGACATCCACCGGTTCTTATGAGGATCTTTTTAAAAAGGAGTTAGCAAAATATGACCATATTTGTGAAGAAATAGGTCAAAATATTGAGGCACAAGAGCAACTGTTGCTGCAAATCCAG GCTCAAAATGATGAATTTTCAGCTCTTTTCAATCTTGAAGATTACAAAG CTTCACGTGAAAAATCCTACAAGCAGATTGAAGCTGCCATAGCAAAGTTTCGAGAAATAAAGGACAACATCAATGAAGGGTTAAAATTCTATGTTACCCTGCAG GATGCAATCACAAATGTAAAGCAGCAGAGCAACGACTTTGTAATGACGAGGAACATCCAGTGCAGGGAAATGATTGAAGATGTTCAGCGACAAGTAGCTGGTCTGAGTTTCCAGGATAAAAACTCAGGTGGATTTAACAACAACTACCCTCCGGTGGGAAACCAAAATCAAAGACCAAATACACAAACAGATCCTCGTCACCAAACACCTTACTATCAGCAATCTGAGCAGCCACCAGTTCCTTCTTATGGTCACCCCCCACCTCCATATGGTTCGTCACATCATCAGCCTCCTCCTCCATACCAAATTCCACCATCATCAGCTTCCCCATACCCACCTCCTCAGGTCCATCAGCAGCCACCACCAAACCATGATTATGGACAACCTGCGTATCCCGGATGGCGTGGTCAATACTACAATGCGCACACCCACccacaacaacagcaacaaccacaacagCCTGCTTCTGGTCCTCGGCCTCCTTATACTATTCCATCTCCATATCCTCCACCTCACCAAGGTGGCTATTATAAGCCGCAATAG